A genomic segment from Corylus avellana chromosome ca5, CavTom2PMs-1.0 encodes:
- the LOC132182831 gene encoding probable polyol transporter 4, with translation MGLVGVQENGNGEMGLSVVPLGTKNKYRRMDSELTEDVDDASHHHHQENRSKSTRRFVFASAVFASLNSVLLGYDVGVMSGAIIFIQEDLKITEVQEEILVGILSVVSLFGSLAGGRTSDAIGRKWTMALAAVIFQIGAAVMTLAHSFEVLMLGRLLAGVGIGFGVMIAPVYIAEISPTIARGSLTSFPEIFINIGILLGYVSNYMFSGLPAHINWRIMLGVGILPSVFIGFALFIIPESPRWLVIQNRIEEARSVLMKTNDNEREVEERLAEIQLAAGMTGGEKGEEKAVWRELLSPSPALRRMLVTGFGIQCFQQITGIDATVYYSPEIFKQAGVEGNSHLLAATVAVGVTKTVFILVAILLIDKLGRKPLLYVSTIGMTICLFSLGLSLSLLGQGQLGVALSILSVCGNVAFFSVGIGPVCWVVTSEIFPLRLRAQAAALGAVGNRMCSGLVAMSFLSVSSAITMGGIFFTFSAVSALSVLFVHKLVPETKGKSLEQIEMLFQNEYEWQRSEVEMGDVEHLVQKQ, from the exons ATGGGTTTGGTGGGTGTCCAAGAAAACGGGAATGGGGAAATGGGATTGTCTGTTGTTCCATTGGGGACTAAGAATAAGTACAGGAGGATGGACTCTGAGCTCACCGAGGATGTTGATGATGCTTCACACCACCATCATCAGGAGAACAGGAGTAAGAGTACCAGGAGATTTGTTTTTGCCTCCGCTGTCTTTGCTTCTCTCAACTCTGTTCTTCTTGGCTATG ATGTAGGGGTCATGAGTGGAGCAATTATATTTATTCAAGAAGATCTAAAGATAACTGAGGTACAGGAAGAAATACTTGTTGGGATTTTGAGCGTTGTTTCACTCTTTGGAAGTTTAGCTGGTGGTAGAACATCAGATGCTATTGGCAGAAAATGGACAATGGCCTTGGCTGCTGTTATCTTTCAAATAGGTGCTGCTGTAATGACGCTTGCTCATTCATTCGAAGTATTAATGTTAGGAAGACTCCTGGCCGGGGTTGGAATCGGGTTCGGAGTCATGATTGCTCCTGTCTATATTGCTGAGATATCACCGACCATTGCAAGAGGTTCACTAACCTCATTCCCGGAGATTTTTATAAACATCGGAATTCTACTTGGTTATGTCTCAAACTATATGTTTTCTGGCCTTCCAGCACACATAAATTGGAGAATAATGCTTGGTGTGGGAATTCTGCCCTCAGTCTTCATAGGGTTTGCACTTTTCATAATTCCTGAGTCGCCAAGGTGGTTGGTGATACAGAATCGAATCGAGGAAGCTAGATCAGTGTTGATGAAAACTAATGACAATGAGAGAGAGGTGGAGGAAAGACTTGCAGAGATACAATTAGCTGCTGGAATGACTGGTGGTGAGAAGGGCGAAGAGAAAGCTGTATGGCGCGAACTGTTGAGCCCTTCTCCCGCACTTCGCCGGATGCTGGTAACTGGTTTTGGAATCCAATGTTTCCAACAGATCACAGGAATAGATGCCACTGTGTACTACAGTCCTGAAATCTTCAAACAAGCTGGGGTTGAGGGGAACTCACATCTCCTTGCAGCCACTGTTGCTGTGGGTGTTACAAAGACTGTTTTTATATTGGTTGCTATTCTTCTTATTGACAAACTTGGCAGGAAGCCCTTGCTCTATGTGAGCACAATTGGAATGACTATTTGTTTGTTCAGTTTGggactctctctctccttacTAGGGCAAGGACAGCTTGGGGTTGCCTTGTCAATTCTCTCTGTTTGTGGGAATGTAGCTTTCTTTTCAGTTGGAATTGGCCCTGTTTGCTGGGTTGTAACATCTGAAATCTTCCCTTTGAGATTGCGTGCTCAAGCAGCCGCACTTGGGGCAGTGGGGAATAGGATGTGCAGTGGCCTGGTTGCCATGTCTTTCCTGTCTGTTTCCAGCGCAATCACCATGGGTGGAATCTTCTTCACCTTCTCTGCAGTTTCTGCTCTTTCTGTTCTCTTTGTCCATAAACTTGTTCCAGaaactaaaggaaaatcatTGGAGCAGATTGAGATGCTATTTCAGAATGAATATGAGTGGCAAAGAAGTGAAGTGGAGATGGGAGACGTCGAGCATCTTGTGCAGAAACAATGA
- the LOC132181380 gene encoding uncharacterized protein LOC132181380 isoform X1 yields MEKIKHTHVQVRELKLHVAEIGSAGLKVVVFLHGFPEIWYTWRHQMVAVANAGYRAIAIDFRGYGLSDQPAEPEKATFKDLVDDIAGLLDSLGINKAFLIGKDFGAIPAYLAAAVHPERVSGVITLGVPFMLPGPSAVQNHLLPEGFYISRWQEAGRAEADFGRFDVKSVIRNIYTLFSGSEVPVAAKEQEIMGLFNPSTPLPPWFSEEDLSVYASLYEKSGFRFALQVPYRTLTVDCAITEPKVKAPSLLIMGEKDYVFKFPGMEEYIRGGAVKHFVPDLDIKYIPEGSHFVHEQLPEQVNELIITFLNKQTI; encoded by the exons atggaaaagatcaaGCACACTCATGTTCAAGTAAGAGAACTAAAGCTTCATGTAGCAGAGATTGGAAGCG CAGGTCTTAAGGTGGTGGTCTTCCTGCATGGGTTCCCCGAAATATGGTATACATGGAGGCACCAGATGGTTGCTGTTGCAAATGCTGGGTACCGAGCAATAGCCATAGACTTCAGGGGCTATGGACTGTCAGACCAGCCAGCAGAGCCAGAGAAAGCTACTTTCAAGGACCTTGTTGATGATATTGCCGGCCTCCTTGACTCTCTGGGCATCAATAAG GCTTTTCTTATTGGGAAGGATTTCGGAGCTATTCCAGCATATTTAGCAGCAGCAGTCCACCCAGAAAGGGTGTCTGGTGTCATAACACTTGGAGTTCCTTTCATGTTACCTGGTCCTTCTGCTGTCCAAAATCATCTCCTTCCTGAAGGATTCTATATATCAAGGTGGCAG GAAGCAGGGCGAGCAGAGGCGGATTTCGGCCGCTTTGATGTTAAGTCAGTGATAAGGAATATCTACACTCTTTTCTCTGGAAGTGAGGTCCCGGTGGCGGCCAAGGAGCAGGAAATCATGGGCTTGTTCAACCCATCTACTCCTCTACCGCCATGGTTCTCCGAGGAAGATCTCTCAGTCTATGCATCCTTGTATGAAAAATCTGGATTCCGTTTTGCCTTGCAGGTTCCCTACAG GACTTTAACTGTGGATTGTGCTATAACTGAGCCAAAAGTCAAAGCTCCATCGCTGCTGATTATGGGTGAGAAGGATTATGTCTTCAAATTTCCAGGGATGGAGGAGTATATAAGGGGTGGGGCCGTGAAGCATTTTGTACCCGATTTAGATATTAAGTACATCCCGGAGGGAAGCCATTTTGTCCATGAACAACTCCCGGAGCAGGTGAATGAGCTCATCATCACCTTCCTCAACAAACAAACCATCTGA
- the LOC132181380 gene encoding uncharacterized protein LOC132181380 isoform X2 translates to MEKIKHTHVQVRELKLHVAEIGSGLKVVVFLHGFPEIWYTWRHQMVAVANAGYRAIAIDFRGYGLSDQPAEPEKATFKDLVDDIAGLLDSLGINKAFLIGKDFGAIPAYLAAAVHPERVSGVITLGVPFMLPGPSAVQNHLLPEGFYISRWQEAGRAEADFGRFDVKSVIRNIYTLFSGSEVPVAAKEQEIMGLFNPSTPLPPWFSEEDLSVYASLYEKSGFRFALQVPYRTLTVDCAITEPKVKAPSLLIMGEKDYVFKFPGMEEYIRGGAVKHFVPDLDIKYIPEGSHFVHEQLPEQVNELIITFLNKQTI, encoded by the exons atggaaaagatcaaGCACACTCATGTTCAAGTAAGAGAACTAAAGCTTCATGTAGCAGAGATTGGAAGCG GTCTTAAGGTGGTGGTCTTCCTGCATGGGTTCCCCGAAATATGGTATACATGGAGGCACCAGATGGTTGCTGTTGCAAATGCTGGGTACCGAGCAATAGCCATAGACTTCAGGGGCTATGGACTGTCAGACCAGCCAGCAGAGCCAGAGAAAGCTACTTTCAAGGACCTTGTTGATGATATTGCCGGCCTCCTTGACTCTCTGGGCATCAATAAG GCTTTTCTTATTGGGAAGGATTTCGGAGCTATTCCAGCATATTTAGCAGCAGCAGTCCACCCAGAAAGGGTGTCTGGTGTCATAACACTTGGAGTTCCTTTCATGTTACCTGGTCCTTCTGCTGTCCAAAATCATCTCCTTCCTGAAGGATTCTATATATCAAGGTGGCAG GAAGCAGGGCGAGCAGAGGCGGATTTCGGCCGCTTTGATGTTAAGTCAGTGATAAGGAATATCTACACTCTTTTCTCTGGAAGTGAGGTCCCGGTGGCGGCCAAGGAGCAGGAAATCATGGGCTTGTTCAACCCATCTACTCCTCTACCGCCATGGTTCTCCGAGGAAGATCTCTCAGTCTATGCATCCTTGTATGAAAAATCTGGATTCCGTTTTGCCTTGCAGGTTCCCTACAG GACTTTAACTGTGGATTGTGCTATAACTGAGCCAAAAGTCAAAGCTCCATCGCTGCTGATTATGGGTGAGAAGGATTATGTCTTCAAATTTCCAGGGATGGAGGAGTATATAAGGGGTGGGGCCGTGAAGCATTTTGTACCCGATTTAGATATTAAGTACATCCCGGAGGGAAGCCATTTTGTCCATGAACAACTCCCGGAGCAGGTGAATGAGCTCATCATCACCTTCCTCAACAAACAAACCATCTGA
- the LOC132182835 gene encoding uncharacterized protein LOC132182835: protein MEKIKHSHVQVRELKLHVAEIGSGLKVVVFLHGFPEIWYTWRHQMVAVANAGYRVIAIDFRGYGLSDQPAEPEKATFKDLVDDVASLLDSLGINKAFLVGKDLGAIPAYLVPAVHPERVCGVITLGVPFMLPGPSAIQSHLLPEGFYVSRFQEPGRAEADFSRFDVKSVIRNIYTLFSGSEVPVAAEEQEIMDLFNPSTPLPPWFSEEDLSVYASLYEKSGFRFPLQVPYRTLTVDCGITDPKVKAPSLLIMGEKDYVLKFPGMEEYIRGGAVKHFVPDLDIKYLPEGSHFIHEQFPEQVNELIITFLNKQTI, encoded by the exons atggaaaagatcaaGCACAGTCATGTCCAAGTAAGAGAACTAAAACTTCATGTAGCAGAGATTGGAAGCG GTCTTAAGGTGGTGGTCTTCTTGCATGGGTTTCCCGAAATATGGTATACATGGAGGCACCAGATGGTTGCTGTTGCAAATGCTGGGTACCGAGTAATAGCCATAGACTTCAGGGGCTATGGACTGTCTGATCAGCCAGCAGAGCCAGAGAAAGCAACTTTCAAGGACCTTGTTGATGATGTTGCCAGCCTCCTTGACTCTCTGGGCATCAACAAG GCTTTTCTTGTTGGTAAGGACTTAGGAGCCATCCCAGCATACCTAGTACCAGCAGTCCACCCAGAAAGGGTGTGTGGCGTCATAACACTTGGTGTTCCTTTCATGTTACCTGGTCCTTCTGCTATCCAAAGTCATCTCCTTCCTGAAGGCTTCTATGTATCGAGGTTTCAG GAGCCGGGGCGAGCAGAAGCGGATTTCAGCCGCTTTGATGTTAAGTCAGTGATAAGGAATATCTACACTCTTTTCTCTGGAAGTGAGGTTCCGGTGGCGGCAGAGGAGCAGGAAATCATGGACTTGTTCAACCCATCTACTCCTCTGCCGCCATGGTTCTCCGAGGAAGATCTCTCAGTCTATGCATCCTTGTATGAAAAATCTGGATTCCGTTTTCCCTTGCAGGTTCCCTACAG GACTTTAACTGTGGATTGTGGTATAACTGACCCAAAAGTGAAAGCTCCATCGCTGCTAATTATGGGTGAGAAGGATTATGTCTTAAAATTTCCAGGGATGGAGGAGTATATAAGGGGTGGGGCCGTGAAGCATTTTGTACCCGATTTAGATATCAAGTACTTGCCGGAGGGAAGCCATTTTATCCATGAACAATTCCCGGAGCAGGTGAATGAGCTCATCATCACCTTCCTCAACAAACAAACCATCTGA
- the LOC132182832 gene encoding lanC-like protein GCL2 isoform X2, with protein sequence METWGMTGQLVRDFTLYCGTLGTAFLLFKAYLVTNNKNDLALCSQIVKACDSASFSTTDVTFLCGRAGVSALGAVAAKHTGDEQLLNYYLAQFREIKLPRNIPDELLYGRVGFLWACLFINKHIGAGTIPSAYTSEVVNEIIKNGRALAKRGRCPLMFEWYGEKYWGAAHGLAGIMHVLMDMDLKPDEIEDVKGTLIYMINNRFPSGNYPASEEDRKRDVLVHWCHGAPGVALTLVKAAKVFEDEEFLKAAADAAEVVWNRGLLKRVGICHGISGNAYVFLSLYQLTGNVHFLYRAKAFACFLLDRAHKLISEGEMHGGDNPYSLFEGFGGMAFLFLDMIDPSQAMFPAYDL encoded by the exons ATGGAGACGTGGGGGATGACTGGGCAACTCGTGCGAGACTTTACGCTGTATTGCGGGACTCTTGGGACGGCTTTTTTGCTCTTCAAGGCTTATCTAGTCACCAACAACAAGAATGATCTTGCTCTCTGCTCTCAGATTGTTAAGGCTTGCGACTCTGCCTCTTTCAGTACTac GGATGTGACTTTTCTATGTGGGCGAGCTGGCGTATCTGCACTTGGGGCTGTGGCGGCAAAGCATACTGGTGATGAACAGTTGCTTAATTACTATCTAGCTCAATTTAGAGAG ATTAAGCTGCCGAGAAATATACCCGATGAATTGTTATATGGAAGAGTTGGGTTCTTATGGGCGTGTTTGTTTATAAACAAACATATTGGTGCGGGGACGATTCCTTCTGCCTACACT AGTGAAGTTGTGAATGAAATCATCAAGAATGGGAGAGCATTGGCTAAGAGAGGAAGATGCCCATTGATGTTTGAATGGTACGGGGAAAAGTATTGGGGTGCTGCACATGGGTTGGCAGGGATAATGCATGTTTTGATGGACATGGATTTGAAACCGGATGAGATTGAGGATGTAAAGGGAACTCTTATATACATGATTAATAATCGCTTCCCCAGTGGGAACTATCCCGCTAGTGAAGAGGATAGAAAGAGAGATGTTCTTGTGCATTGGTGTCACGGAGCTCCTGGAGTTGCCCTTACACTTGTCAAAGCAGCTAAG GtttttgaagatgaagaattTCTGAAAGCAGCTGCTGATGCAGCAGAGGTAGTGTGGAACCGAGGATTGCTCAAGAGAGTTGGGATATGCCATGGGATTAGTGGAAATGCATACGTGTTCCTCTCGCTTTACCAACTTACAGGCAATGTACATTTCTTATACAGGGCTAAAGCTTTTGCTTGCTTTCTGCTTGATAGAGCTCACAAGCTCATTTCTGAGGGAGAAATGCATGGAGGTGATAACCCCTACTCCTTGTTTGAAGGGTTTGGCGGTatggcttttctttttcttgacaTGATTGATCCCTCTCAAGCTATGTTTCCAGCTTATGAtctctaa
- the LOC132182832 gene encoding lanC-like protein GCL2 isoform X1, with product MADRFFPNVMPDFVAESTAVSAEAQDSLMKLLSMPYHSLSERFKRAALDLKETIVMETWGMTGQLVRDFTLYCGTLGTAFLLFKAYLVTNNKNDLALCSQIVKACDSASFSTTDVTFLCGRAGVSALGAVAAKHTGDEQLLNYYLAQFREIKLPRNIPDELLYGRVGFLWACLFINKHIGAGTIPSAYTSEVVNEIIKNGRALAKRGRCPLMFEWYGEKYWGAAHGLAGIMHVLMDMDLKPDEIEDVKGTLIYMINNRFPSGNYPASEEDRKRDVLVHWCHGAPGVALTLVKAAKVFEDEEFLKAAADAAEVVWNRGLLKRVGICHGISGNAYVFLSLYQLTGNVHFLYRAKAFACFLLDRAHKLISEGEMHGGDNPYSLFEGFGGMAFLFLDMIDPSQAMFPAYDL from the exons ATGGCCGACCGGTTCTTCCCAAATGTGATGCCAGACTTTGTGGCGGAGTCAACAGCCGTCAGTGCAGAAGCCCAAGACTCTCTCATGAAGCTCCTCTCCATGCCCTACCATTCTCTCTCCGAGCGTTTCAAACGCGCCGCTTTAGACCTCAAAGAAACC ATAGTGATGGAGACGTGGGGGATGACTGGGCAACTCGTGCGAGACTTTACGCTGTATTGCGGGACTCTTGGGACGGCTTTTTTGCTCTTCAAGGCTTATCTAGTCACCAACAACAAGAATGATCTTGCTCTCTGCTCTCAGATTGTTAAGGCTTGCGACTCTGCCTCTTTCAGTACTac GGATGTGACTTTTCTATGTGGGCGAGCTGGCGTATCTGCACTTGGGGCTGTGGCGGCAAAGCATACTGGTGATGAACAGTTGCTTAATTACTATCTAGCTCAATTTAGAGAG ATTAAGCTGCCGAGAAATATACCCGATGAATTGTTATATGGAAGAGTTGGGTTCTTATGGGCGTGTTTGTTTATAAACAAACATATTGGTGCGGGGACGATTCCTTCTGCCTACACT AGTGAAGTTGTGAATGAAATCATCAAGAATGGGAGAGCATTGGCTAAGAGAGGAAGATGCCCATTGATGTTTGAATGGTACGGGGAAAAGTATTGGGGTGCTGCACATGGGTTGGCAGGGATAATGCATGTTTTGATGGACATGGATTTGAAACCGGATGAGATTGAGGATGTAAAGGGAACTCTTATATACATGATTAATAATCGCTTCCCCAGTGGGAACTATCCCGCTAGTGAAGAGGATAGAAAGAGAGATGTTCTTGTGCATTGGTGTCACGGAGCTCCTGGAGTTGCCCTTACACTTGTCAAAGCAGCTAAG GtttttgaagatgaagaattTCTGAAAGCAGCTGCTGATGCAGCAGAGGTAGTGTGGAACCGAGGATTGCTCAAGAGAGTTGGGATATGCCATGGGATTAGTGGAAATGCATACGTGTTCCTCTCGCTTTACCAACTTACAGGCAATGTACATTTCTTATACAGGGCTAAAGCTTTTGCTTGCTTTCTGCTTGATAGAGCTCACAAGCTCATTTCTGAGGGAGAAATGCATGGAGGTGATAACCCCTACTCCTTGTTTGAAGGGTTTGGCGGTatggcttttctttttcttgacaTGATTGATCCCTCTCAAGCTATGTTTCCAGCTTATGAtctctaa
- the LOC132182834 gene encoding clathrin light chain 1 has product MASFDSMSAEGHSPTVRPFDEDEYSGYDHTFTHSDDYAADPPPSDEVTADHQSNDANGYNDDVYGTNPDYASPFESAGNGIDDDGGVFEPEGPVLPPPEEMREEGAKLREWRRQNAIHLEEKEKREKEMRNQIIEEAEEYKRSFYEKRKLHCETNMTDNREREKLYLINQEKFHKEADKHYWKAIAEIIPREVPNIEKRRGKKDADKKTSVTVIQGPKPGKPTDLSRMRQILLNLKQKPPPHMIPPPPPPPAKDSKDPKEGKDAKNGKSSTPTAAGNASASPAKDAAANGASDPSKPEVAAAAAPAVDEQAPAE; this is encoded by the exons ATGGCGTCGTTTGATTCAATGAGCGCCGAGGGCCACTCGCCCACCGTGCGCCCTTTCGACGAAGACGAATACAGTGGCTACGACCACACATTCACCCACTCCGACGACTATGCCGCGGACCCACCGCCATCTGATGAAGTCACCGCCGACCACCAGAGCAACGACGCGAACGGCTACAACGACGACGTTTACGGGACCAACCCGGACTACGCGTCGCCCTTCGAGTCGGCCGGGAATGGgattgatgatgatggtggGGTCTTCGAACCGGAAGGCCCCGTTTTGCCACCGCCTGAGGAGATGCGCGAAGAAGGAGCTAAATTGCGGGAGTGGAGACG TCAAAACGCAATCCATCTCgaggaaaaggagaaaagagagaaggagatGCGGAATCAGATTATTGAAGAAGCTGAAGAGTATAAACGatccttttatgaaaaaaggaAGCTGCATTGTGAAACAAACATGACTGacaacagagaaagagagaag CTTTACCTGATCAACCAAGAGAAGTTCCACAAAGAAGCTGACAAGCATTACTGGAAAGCAATAGCAGAGATCATTCCACGAGAGGTCCCTAATATTGAGAAGAGGCGAGGGAAGAAAGATGCTGACAAGAAGACTTCAGTTACAGTTATTCAGGGTCCAAAGCCTGGGAAACCCACTGATCTTTCAAGAATGCGGCAGATTCTCTTGAATCTGAAACAAAAGCCTCCTCCTCACATGATTCCTCCCCCGCCGCCCCCACCTGCTAAAGACAGCAAGGATCCAAAGGAAGGGAAGGATGCCAAGAATGGCAAAAGTTCTACACCAACTGCAGCAGGAAATGCATCTGCTTCACCTGCAAAAGATGCTGCTGCTAATGGTGCTTCTGACCCATCCAAACCAGaggttgctgctgctgctgcaccTGCTGTGGATGAACAAGCCCCTGCTGAGTGA
- the LOC132181531 gene encoding expansin-B3-like codes for MLLCRRDSARSFCLWASFVLLNSLFASALDIHWYPATATWYGSPDGDGSDGGACGYGTLVDVKPLKARVSAVSPVLFKKGQGCGECFKVKCVDKSICSRRAVTVIVTDECPGGPCGNGNTHFDLSGAAFGRMAIAGEGGPLRNRGQLQVVYRRTACKYRGKSIGFYINEGSTNYWLSIQAQFMDGDGDVGSMHIKQENSEDWLEMTHVWGANWCFNGGPLQGPFSVKITTLTTGRSLSARDVIPGNWSPKSTYFSRLKFMS; via the exons ATGCTGCTTTGTCGCCGCGATTCCGCTCGGTCTTTCTGCCTCTGGGCTTCCTTCGTGTTGCTCAACTCTCTGTTTGCCTCCGCCTTGGACATACATTGGTACCCCGCCACCGCCACCTGGTACGGCAGCCCCGATGGGGACGGTAGCGACG GTGGGGCATGTGGGTACGGAACCTTAGTGGACGTGAAGCCTCTGAAGGCGAGGGTGAGTGCAGTGAGCCCAGTGCTGTTCAAGAAGGGGCAAGGGTGTGGGGAATGCTTCAAGGTGAAGTGCGTGGACAAGAGCATTTGCTCGCGACGCGCCGTCACCGTAATTGTGACGGACGAGTGCCCCGGCGGCCCCTGCGGGAATGGGAACACCCACTTCGACCTCAGTGGCGCCGCGTTTGGGCGCATGGCTATAGCCGGTGAGGGTGGCCCGCTCAGGAACCGAGGCCAACTCCAAGTCGTTTACCGGCG GACAGCATGCAAGTACCGTGGGAAAAGCATCGGCTTCTATATCAATGAGGGTTCAACAAATTATTGGCTTTCAATCCAAGCACAGTTTATGGATGGAGATGGAGACGTTGGATCAATGCACATTAAACAA GAAAATTCGGAGGATTGGCTAGAGATGACGCATGTGTGGGGTGCAAACTGGTGCTTCAATGGCGGACCTTTACAGGGACCATTTTCTGTGAAGATAACAACACTAACAACGGGAAGAAGTCTGTCTGCAAGAGATGTAATCCCCGGAAATTGGTCACCAAAATCCACGTACTTCTCCCGCCTCAAGTTCATGTCCTGA
- the LOC132181519 gene encoding expansin-B3-like, with translation MLLCRRDSARSFCLWASFVLLNSLFASALDIHWYPATATWYGSPDGDGSDGGACGYGTLVDVKPLKARVSAVSPVLFKKGQGCGECFKVKCVDKSICSRRAVTVIVTDECPGGPCGNGNTHFDLSGAAFGRMAIAGEGGPLRNRGQLQVVYRRTACKYRGKSIGFYINEGSTNYWLSIQAQFMDGDGDVGSMHIKQENSEDWLEMTHVWGANWCFNGGPLQGPFSVKITTLTTGRSLSARDVIPGNWSPKSTYFSRLKFMS, from the exons ATGCTGCTTTGTCGCCGCGATTCCGCTCGGTCTTTCTGCCTCTGGGCTTCCTTCGTGTTGCTCAACTCTCTGTTTGCCTCCGCCTTGGACATACATTGGTACCCCGCCACCGCCACCTGGTACGGCAGCCCCGATGGGGACGGTAGCGACG GTGGGGCATGTGGGTACGGAACCTTAGTGGACGTGAAGCCTCTGAAGGCGAGGGTGAGTGCAGTGAGCCCAGTGCTGTTCAAGAAGGGGCAAGGGTGTGGGGAATGCTTCAAGGTGAAGTGCGTGGACAAGAGCATTTGCTCTCGACGCGCCGTCACCGTAATTGTGACTGACGAGTGCCCCGGCGGCCCTTGCGGGAATGGGAACACCCACTTCGACCTCAGTGGCGCCGCGTTTGGGCGCATGGCTATAGCCGGTGAGGGTGGTCCGCTCAGGAACCGAGGCCAACTCCAAGTCGTTTACCGGCG GACAGCATGCAAGTACCGTGGGAAAAGCATTGGCTTCTATATCAATGAAGGTTCAACAAATTATTGGCTTTCAATCCAAGCACAGTTTATGGATGGAGATGGAGACGTTGGATCAATGCACATTAAACAA GAAAATTCGGAGGATTGGCTAGAGATGACGCATGTGTGGGGTGCAAACTGGTGCTTCAATGGCGGACCTTTACAGGGACCATTTTCTGTGAAGATAACAACACTAACAACGGGAAGAAGTCTGTCTGCAAGAGATGTAATCCCCGGAAATTGGTCACCAAAATCCACGTACTTCTCCCGCCTCAAGTTCATGTCCTGA